The following proteins are co-located in the Acidicapsa acidisoli genome:
- a CDS encoding amidase has product MPKLPLFLTVLLCLVSPAIAQSLPQSEIDKDLFEVTIPQLEGFYVSHKYTVTQVVQWHLARIHKYNGIYRPVETVLEKEALAAAAKEDADNGTASHGPLWGVPIVIKANTSIAGQVTTDGWAGYTIPGHELIAPRDATIVARLRSAGAIIVGHTNMPDFAASDTNRSSSFGRTGNAYDVRFSPGGSSGGTVTAVTSNMAVLGNGTDTGNSIRMPSATSAVIGVFPTRGLVSIAGIAPLDWLLDNTGPIARNVPDAAIALSVMAGMDEKGEPAPDPLDPRTAESTKAQPGPYTRYLKPDALKGKRFGVPAFILKGTDVPFQGIAAIVPNDVAEAQERKTDLPLRPETRAAFMKSLDGLRAAGAEIVFDDSILPDSFARIASRAGTLPYLREGTENFLKEFGPAQYHSPDEYVRAVGKPLPATIIGSDVSGDRRGLPAQSQSRIETDPRAKDNYFAPRDKALTIFNETLDRLHLDGYVYPATQMPPPDETMPQKGGISEGPHSETSWVNILGVPAVVVVGGWYPGGLPFGLEISTKRWHDGDLLGWAYVYEQSTHYRHPPVLVEQGLLPNAP; this is encoded by the coding sequence ATGCCCAAGCTGCCTTTGTTTCTCACTGTCCTGCTCTGCCTCGTCTCACCGGCTATCGCGCAGTCTCTTCCTCAGTCTGAGATCGATAAAGATCTCTTCGAAGTCACCATTCCGCAGCTCGAAGGCTTTTATGTCAGCCATAAGTACACCGTCACCCAGGTGGTTCAGTGGCACCTGGCGCGTATTCATAAGTACAACGGCATCTATCGCCCGGTAGAAACAGTGCTGGAGAAGGAAGCATTGGCTGCGGCAGCGAAGGAAGACGCTGACAACGGCACTGCATCCCATGGGCCTCTGTGGGGCGTGCCGATCGTGATCAAGGCCAACACAAGCATTGCCGGCCAGGTCACTACGGACGGCTGGGCTGGCTACACGATTCCTGGCCATGAACTGATCGCGCCACGGGACGCGACCATCGTAGCAAGGCTTCGTTCCGCCGGGGCCATTATCGTTGGCCACACCAATATGCCCGACTTTGCCGCCAGCGATACCAACCGTTCGAGTTCCTTCGGCCGCACCGGCAACGCCTACGATGTGCGCTTTTCGCCGGGCGGATCATCCGGCGGCACGGTCACGGCGGTCACGTCCAACATGGCCGTGCTTGGCAACGGAACGGACACGGGCAACTCGATTCGAATGCCGTCTGCGACGAGTGCCGTGATCGGAGTCTTTCCCACGCGCGGTCTGGTAAGTATCGCGGGTATTGCCCCGCTGGATTGGCTGCTCGACAACACTGGACCCATTGCGCGAAATGTCCCTGACGCAGCCATCGCACTCTCCGTGATGGCTGGAATGGATGAGAAAGGTGAGCCCGCCCCAGACCCGCTGGACCCGCGCACTGCTGAGTCAACCAAAGCCCAGCCAGGTCCATATACTCGATACCTCAAGCCAGACGCGCTCAAAGGTAAACGCTTCGGAGTCCCGGCATTCATTCTCAAGGGAACCGACGTTCCGTTTCAGGGCATCGCGGCAATCGTCCCCAATGATGTAGCGGAGGCGCAGGAGCGCAAGACCGATCTGCCGCTTCGTCCGGAGACTCGTGCGGCCTTCATGAAGTCGCTGGACGGTCTTCGCGCTGCGGGAGCCGAGATTGTTTTCGACGACTCCATCCTGCCCGATAGCTTCGCCAGAATCGCAAGCCGCGCCGGCACTTTGCCCTATCTTCGAGAGGGAACGGAAAACTTCCTGAAAGAGTTCGGACCGGCGCAATACCATTCGCCTGACGAGTACGTGAGAGCCGTCGGAAAGCCACTCCCTGCCACAATCATAGGCAGCGACGTCTCCGGCGACAGGCGCGGGCTGCCGGCGCAATCGCAGTCCCGCATCGAGACAGACCCGCGAGCTAAAGACAATTACTTCGCGCCCCGCGACAAGGCTCTGACTATCTTCAACGAAACTCTCGACAGACTGCACCTTGACGGATACGTCTACCCAGCTACGCAGATGCCTCCGCCGGATGAAACCATGCCTCAGAAGGGCGGGATTAGCGAAGGGCCGCACAGCGAGACCAGTTGGGTGAACATACTCGGCGTTCCGGCTGTCGTCGTTGTTGGGGGATGGTATCCGGGCGGCCTGCCCTTTGGCTTGGAGATTTCAACAAAACGTTGGCATGACGGGGACCTGCTTGGATGGGCGTACGTTTACGAGCAGTCCACGCATTACCGTCATCCGCCGGTGCTGGTGGAGCAAGGGCTGTTGCCGAATGCTCCGTAG
- a CDS encoding glycoside hydrolase family 13 protein: MNRKNLNAFLAAGLSSAMSLGIAAPPGTGQTPDSKPSAVHHSSAGSLENWWKNAVIYEIYPRSFQDSNGDGIGDLNGITAHLDYLQKLGVDAIWITPCYPSPQVDFGYDISDYEAIDPQYGTMADFDRLVAEAKKHNIRVVMDMVMNHSSDKHKWFLESRSSRDNPKRNWYVWRDGKGETATDKGQPPNNWQSDFGHSAWEWDEKTRQYYYHKFYIQQPDFNWNNPAVEKAFDDILNFWMKKGVAGFRFDAITTLFEDPQWRDDKELKDKEGKTYLNAYGDVALDDAMTNNLPQVYDVLQHVRKVEDSVNPNTFPGRRVMIGETYVPTVKDLLNMYGTKEKPEFELPMDTQLGFINKLNVATFRSKLDDVETKIEGNEPLLVFDNHDNPRIDARYGDGVHDTDITRVISTILFASRGTSLFYYGAELGMKTTPPTRKDDVKDPVGLTGWPKDKGRDGERTPMQWDDSVNAGFSKAKPWLPVPPNKAEINVKAEESDPNSLLNWYEALIKLKKTNPAFLSGENVMLNTDDPKVLSWLRRGSDHSAVVVATNFTAEPQTVNLSAASAGVSGTKVKTLLKTPGAADPISIDKVELPAFGVYIGEVQ, translated from the coding sequence ATGAATCGCAAGAACCTCAACGCGTTCCTCGCGGCCGGGCTCTCCTCAGCCATGTCCCTTGGAATCGCGGCGCCGCCGGGGACGGGCCAGACGCCTGATTCCAAGCCTTCCGCTGTTCACCATTCTTCCGCCGGCAGTTTGGAAAACTGGTGGAAAAACGCTGTGATTTACGAGATCTACCCGCGCAGCTTTCAGGACTCGAATGGAGATGGGATCGGAGATCTGAACGGGATCACCGCGCACCTCGATTACCTGCAAAAACTCGGCGTCGACGCGATCTGGATCACGCCCTGCTATCCCTCGCCGCAGGTTGACTTTGGCTATGACATCTCCGATTACGAGGCGATCGACCCGCAGTATGGCACGATGGCAGACTTCGACCGGTTGGTAGCTGAAGCGAAGAAGCATAACATCCGCGTCGTGATGGACATGGTGATGAATCACTCCTCCGACAAGCACAAGTGGTTCCTCGAATCGCGCAGTTCCCGGGATAATCCAAAGCGCAACTGGTACGTGTGGAGGGATGGCAAAGGAGAAACAGCCACCGACAAAGGCCAGCCGCCGAACAACTGGCAGTCCGATTTTGGCCACTCTGCCTGGGAATGGGATGAGAAGACGCGGCAATACTACTATCACAAGTTCTACATCCAACAACCGGACTTCAACTGGAATAACCCAGCGGTCGAAAAGGCCTTCGACGACATCTTGAATTTCTGGATGAAGAAGGGCGTCGCCGGATTCCGCTTCGACGCGATCACGACACTGTTTGAAGACCCGCAATGGCGCGACGACAAGGAGTTGAAGGACAAGGAGGGCAAGACCTACCTGAATGCCTATGGCGATGTGGCTCTTGATGATGCCATGACCAATAATCTGCCCCAGGTTTATGACGTGTTGCAGCATGTTCGCAAGGTGGAAGACAGCGTGAATCCAAATACTTTCCCGGGCCGGCGGGTGATGATTGGCGAAACGTATGTGCCAACCGTCAAAGATCTGCTGAACATGTACGGAACCAAGGAAAAACCTGAGTTTGAGCTGCCGATGGATACGCAGCTAGGATTCATCAATAAGCTGAACGTGGCAACCTTCCGTAGCAAGCTGGATGATGTGGAGACGAAGATCGAGGGCAACGAACCGCTGCTGGTCTTCGACAACCACGACAATCCCCGCATCGACGCCCGCTACGGCGACGGCGTACACGACACCGACATTACGCGGGTGATTTCAACGATTCTTTTCGCAAGCCGTGGGACGTCGCTCTTCTACTACGGCGCCGAACTGGGGATGAAGACGACGCCTCCTACGCGCAAGGATGATGTGAAGGACCCGGTTGGGCTGACAGGATGGCCGAAGGACAAGGGCCGCGATGGCGAGCGCACGCCGATGCAATGGGATGACTCGGTCAACGCGGGATTTTCCAAGGCCAAACCGTGGCTGCCCGTCCCTCCGAACAAGGCCGAGATCAACGTGAAAGCGGAAGAGTCGGATCCCAATTCGCTGCTGAACTGGTACGAAGCTCTAATCAAGCTCAAGAAGACGAATCCGGCGTTCCTCTCAGGCGAGAACGTGATGCTGAATACGGACGACCCCAAGGTGCTGAGTTGGCTACGCAGAGGCTCGGATCACTCTGCGGTCGTCGTGGCAACAAACTTCACCGCCGAGCCGCAAACTGTGAATCTCAGCGCTGCTTCCGCCGGTGTTTCGGGCACGAAGGTCAAGACACTGTTGAAGACTCCGGGGGCTGCTGACCCTATAAGCATCGACAAGGTTGAACTGCCTGCCTTCGGTGTTTATATAGGCGAAGTGCAATAG
- a CDS encoding alpha-amylase family protein: MKQLNRRRFLSSSTAAIAAAVSPMGLSVASAQSVGREDGFLDLHRYPDSAAAYVENSLERIQLSGEAGGWRGSGRGRDLELGTELASETLNIRVSAPGVPLTRIHLRWSARVPANVLVLGDAWERSYGDLAWRGIVPERPLPWYFATHNNGVTHGYGVKTGAGAFCFWQVDAEGVSLWLDLSNGGSGVLLGSRDLHAVTIVANRGRAGEEAQDSLSALCRKMCPEPKLPSGPIYGTNDWYYAYGKNSAEGILRDTELVVSLAPKGGSRPFSVVDGGWAGSGGGSDIIVSNAKFPDMPGLAAKIRHIDARPGIWIRPTLAPKSAKPELLLPENRFHSSSNSDKDPAYDPTNPEALAEMMAKVTQAVGWKYELVKHDYSTFDLFGQWGSQMGPQPTRPGWAFHDRSRTNAEIVLSLYQSIRAAAGPETILLGCNTVGHLAAGLFELQRTGDDTSGQHWERTRRMGVNTLAYRLPQNGAFFTIDADCVGITKDIPWELNRQWLDLIARSGSALFLSPSPDAIGAQQKADIAEAFAIAAAGKITGYPVDWFSNTTPAHWQFETSESHKPAEKQYNWCGQDGCNPYPI; the protein is encoded by the coding sequence GTGAAACAACTTAACCGACGAAGATTCCTCAGCAGCTCAACAGCAGCTATCGCAGCAGCCGTCAGCCCGATGGGTCTTTCCGTGGCCAGCGCGCAGAGCGTGGGCAGGGAAGACGGTTTCCTCGATCTCCATCGCTATCCGGACAGTGCCGCAGCCTATGTTGAGAATTCGCTGGAGCGCATTCAACTCTCGGGCGAAGCTGGGGGCTGGCGCGGCTCGGGTCGTGGCCGCGATCTGGAACTCGGCACCGAACTGGCCTCAGAAACACTCAATATCAGAGTTTCAGCACCGGGCGTCCCGTTGACCCGCATTCACCTCCGATGGAGTGCGAGGGTCCCCGCCAACGTGCTGGTTCTCGGCGATGCGTGGGAGCGCAGCTACGGTGACCTGGCCTGGCGCGGCATCGTCCCCGAGCGCCCGCTTCCCTGGTATTTTGCGACCCACAACAACGGAGTCACCCACGGCTATGGCGTGAAGACCGGCGCTGGCGCCTTCTGTTTCTGGCAAGTGGACGCCGAGGGCGTTTCGCTCTGGCTCGACCTCAGCAACGGCGGTAGTGGTGTCCTGCTAGGTTCAAGGGATCTCCATGCAGTCACGATTGTTGCCAACCGGGGCCGGGCCGGCGAAGAGGCTCAGGACTCGCTTTCCGCGCTCTGCCGCAAGATGTGTCCTGAGCCCAAGCTTCCGTCAGGACCAATCTACGGCACCAACGACTGGTACTACGCTTACGGCAAGAACTCGGCTGAAGGCATCCTGCGTGATACCGAGCTAGTCGTCTCCCTCGCTCCAAAAGGCGGTTCGCGGCCGTTTTCGGTGGTTGACGGAGGATGGGCCGGCAGTGGCGGCGGTTCCGACATCATTGTCTCCAATGCGAAATTTCCGGACATGCCCGGCCTCGCAGCAAAGATTCGCCATATCGACGCTCGCCCCGGTATCTGGATACGGCCTACGCTGGCTCCCAAGAGCGCAAAGCCCGAATTGCTCCTGCCCGAAAACCGTTTTCATTCATCAAGCAATTCAGACAAGGACCCAGCCTATGATCCGACCAATCCTGAAGCGCTCGCGGAAATGATGGCCAAGGTCACGCAGGCCGTCGGATGGAAGTACGAGCTGGTCAAGCACGATTACTCGACCTTCGATCTCTTTGGCCAATGGGGATCTCAGATGGGCCCGCAACCCACTCGACCTGGCTGGGCATTCCACGACCGCAGCCGTACCAATGCGGAAATCGTTCTGAGCCTGTATCAGTCGATTCGCGCCGCAGCTGGCCCGGAGACGATCCTCCTCGGCTGCAACACTGTCGGCCATCTCGCCGCCGGTCTTTTTGAGCTCCAGCGCACGGGCGACGATACCAGCGGCCAGCACTGGGAGCGCACGCGCCGCATGGGCGTCAACACGCTTGCTTATCGGCTGCCGCAGAACGGCGCATTCTTCACTATCGATGCCGATTGCGTCGGCATCACGAAGGACATCCCCTGGGAACTCAACCGTCAGTGGCTTGACCTGATCGCGCGTAGCGGCTCCGCACTGTTCCTCTCTCCCAGCCCGGATGCCATAGGTGCGCAGCAAAAGGCGGATATCGCGGAAGCCTTCGCCATCGCCGCCGCGGGAAAAATCACTGGTTATCCGGTCGACTGGTTCAGCAACACCACGCCCGCCCACTGGCAATTCGAGACCAGCGAATCACACAAACCAGCAGAGAAGCAGTACAACTGGTGCGGGCAGGACGGTTGCAACCCTTACCCCATCTAG
- a CDS encoding glycosyltransferase, with translation MSTNQPRVAYFPDSFHEVNGVAHTSRHFEAFARRQNLPFLCIRAGDRSESGGQAFIEDGNVWTLELPRGIFSFALEKDLRFDPAFPRHIPMMGEVLDRFQPDLIHITGPSEVGMLGAGLAYHRDLPLAASWHTNVHEYLARRSDWLLRMLPERHSQSTGRKIQDLTLAAAARFYSIAKVLFAPNIELCELLESSTGRPCFLMPRGVDTQLFSPAKRPATELDAPFVLGFVGRLSVEKNITHLATIHDKLLAQGHTNFRFLIIGHGAEEQWLRDHMSHAEFPGVLHGEALAQAYASMDLFVFPSHTDTFGNVVLEAMASGVPAIVTPDGGPRYIVRDTDGADATGRIVPDEGFTAVIAGLLTDAAKLASMRSAARSHALTASWDAVFEGVYAGYQGILPASRELTAAAS, from the coding sequence ATGTCGACCAATCAACCGCGAGTAGCGTACTTTCCGGACTCCTTCCATGAAGTCAACGGAGTTGCGCACACCAGCCGTCATTTCGAAGCCTTCGCCCGGCGACAAAATCTTCCGTTCCTCTGCATCCGCGCCGGAGACCGGTCCGAAAGCGGAGGTCAGGCCTTTATCGAAGACGGCAATGTGTGGACGCTTGAGCTGCCGCGTGGCATTTTCTCTTTTGCCTTGGAAAAAGACCTTCGATTTGACCCGGCATTTCCTCGCCACATCCCCATGATGGGAGAGGTTCTCGACCGCTTCCAACCCGATCTGATCCACATTACCGGCCCCAGCGAAGTCGGCATGCTCGGCGCGGGTCTTGCCTACCATCGCGACCTTCCCCTTGCTGCCTCCTGGCATACTAACGTGCATGAATACCTGGCCCGCCGCTCCGACTGGCTTCTGCGCATGCTGCCCGAGCGCCATTCGCAATCCACCGGCAGGAAGATTCAAGACCTGACTTTGGCTGCGGCGGCTCGCTTTTACTCGATCGCCAAAGTACTTTTCGCCCCCAATATCGAACTCTGCGAATTGCTCGAATCCTCGACGGGCCGTCCCTGCTTCCTGATGCCGCGCGGCGTCGATACGCAGCTCTTCAGCCCAGCCAAGCGACCGGCCACAGAATTGGATGCACCATTCGTCCTAGGATTCGTCGGCCGCTTGTCGGTTGAGAAGAACATTACGCATCTGGCTACCATCCATGACAAGCTATTGGCCCAGGGTCATACAAATTTCCGCTTCCTGATCATCGGCCACGGCGCTGAGGAGCAGTGGCTCCGCGATCACATGAGTCATGCGGAATTTCCCGGCGTGCTTCATGGCGAGGCGCTCGCACAGGCCTACGCCAGCATGGATCTTTTTGTTTTTCCATCGCATACCGATACCTTCGGCAATGTTGTTCTCGAAGCTATGGCCAGCGGAGTTCCGGCTATCGTCACGCCTGACGGCGGCCCGCGCTACATCGTTCGGGATACCGACGGCGCTGACGCCACGGGAAGGATCGTCCCAGACGAAGGGTTCACCGCCGTAATCGCCGGGCTGTTGACTGATGCAGCAAAGCTGGCCTCCATGCGAAGCGCCGCAAGGTCGCACGCTCTGACGGCATCTTGGGATGCGGTCTTCGAGGGCGTTTACGCGGGCTATCAGGGCATCCTGCCGGCCTCTCGCGAACTGACCGCCGCCGCATCGTAG
- a CDS encoding DJ-1/PfpI family protein encodes MATAKLLMIVGDFVEDYEVMVPFQALQMVGHTVHAVCPNKKSGQSVRTAIHDFEGDQTYSEKPGHNFVLNATFADVKAEDYDGLVIPGGRAPEYLRLNEKVLEIVRYFSKADKPIAAICHAAQILAAAGVVKGKEVSCYPACSPEVILAGGRYAAIEVSDAVADGKLVTAPAWPAHPAWLAKFQTVLVNHLTANLVQV; translated from the coding sequence ATGGCGACTGCCAAACTACTGATGATTGTTGGGGATTTTGTTGAAGATTACGAAGTAATGGTGCCTTTTCAGGCACTGCAAATGGTGGGACATACAGTACATGCGGTGTGCCCGAACAAGAAATCGGGGCAGTCGGTGCGCACTGCGATTCATGATTTCGAAGGAGACCAGACCTACTCTGAGAAGCCCGGGCACAACTTCGTGCTGAACGCCACTTTCGCCGATGTGAAGGCCGAGGATTACGACGGCCTGGTGATTCCAGGCGGACGCGCGCCTGAGTATCTGCGGCTCAACGAAAAGGTGCTGGAGATCGTCCGTTACTTCTCCAAAGCGGATAAGCCGATCGCAGCGATCTGCCATGCTGCGCAGATTCTTGCGGCGGCGGGAGTGGTGAAGGGAAAAGAAGTGAGCTGCTATCCGGCCTGTTCGCCCGAGGTGATTCTCGCCGGTGGTCGTTACGCTGCGATTGAGGTGAGTGACGCGGTGGCGGATGGGAAGCTGGTGACAGCGCCCGCGTGGCCTGCCCATCCTGCCTGGCTGGCCAAGTTCCAGACGGTGCTCGTAAACCATCTGACGGCGAATCTGGTTCAGGTCTAA
- a CDS encoding DUF6599 family protein: MRKYAIPALLSLALIFPGAVAFAQMPTSIARPPRPAAKADSKEAAKTPEKAVSKSVSRPDALLLPASFSGWDSVSVTQAIPKPVTDPAQADSANAAALKEYGFTDALMRNYTRDSDTLKIRALRFTDASGAYGAYSYYRQSGWPREEIGTGAASDHNRVLFWLGNVVIDSQFSRISAMSGSELRDLASTIPIPAGNKSLAPPILASLPQKDMDGQTTHYALGPAGYAGSGGVLPPELVGFNRGAETATATYALRSGPATLTIIDYPTPQMAAAQEQGIAAYLKAGNTPQHPFTKPLQDSNPAAIEVRRTGPLVTVVSGDAISDEAHKLLTSVHYEADMSAIPGQPNNEIQKTAQLLVAIITLVVVMFVAAVLLAIFLGGGRALYRYLRGKPISSVYDEEFIRIDLSE, translated from the coding sequence ATGCGCAAATACGCTATTCCCGCTCTGCTTTCCCTCGCCTTGATATTTCCGGGCGCTGTCGCCTTTGCCCAAATGCCCACCAGCATCGCGCGGCCACCCAGGCCCGCGGCCAAAGCTGACAGCAAAGAAGCCGCCAAGACTCCGGAAAAGGCTGTGTCAAAGTCCGTGTCCAGGCCAGACGCTCTGCTTCTGCCGGCTTCGTTTTCAGGCTGGGATTCCGTCTCCGTAACCCAGGCGATCCCGAAGCCAGTAACTGACCCTGCCCAGGCTGATAGCGCAAATGCCGCCGCGCTCAAGGAATACGGCTTTACCGACGCTCTAATGCGCAACTACACGCGCGACAGCGACACGCTCAAGATCAGAGCTCTCCGTTTCACAGACGCCAGCGGGGCTTACGGCGCGTACTCCTATTACCGCCAATCCGGATGGCCCAGAGAAGAGATCGGCACCGGAGCGGCCTCGGACCACAACCGAGTCCTCTTCTGGCTCGGCAACGTCGTCATCGACTCGCAGTTCTCACGCATCTCCGCCATGTCCGGCTCTGAGCTGCGGGATCTGGCCTCAACGATTCCTATTCCTGCGGGCAACAAGTCTCTGGCGCCGCCGATTCTGGCGAGCTTACCGCAAAAGGACATGGACGGCCAGACAACGCACTACGCACTCGGGCCGGCGGGCTATGCAGGCTCCGGCGGCGTGCTTCCACCCGAACTCGTCGGATTTAATCGTGGCGCCGAAACCGCGACAGCCACGTATGCGCTACGCTCCGGACCGGCTACCCTGACCATCATCGATTACCCGACGCCCCAGATGGCTGCTGCACAGGAGCAGGGAATTGCCGCGTATCTCAAAGCTGGGAATACGCCGCAGCACCCCTTTACCAAGCCGTTGCAGGACTCAAACCCTGCCGCGATCGAGGTTCGCCGGACCGGTCCGCTGGTCACAGTTGTGAGCGGAGACGCAATAAGCGACGAAGCCCACAAACTGCTCACCAGCGTTCACTACGAAGCGGATATGTCTGCCATCCCCGGCCAGCCGAACAACGAGATTCAGAAGACCGCACAACTGCTCGTCGCCATCATCACCCTGGTTGTTGTCATGTTCGTCGCTGCGGTCCTGCTGGCGATCTTCCTGGGAGGCGGTCGCGCGCTTTACCGTTACCTGCGCGGCAAGCCCATTTCGTCTGTTTACGACGAAGAGTTCATTCGAATCGACCTGAGTGAGTGA
- a CDS encoding AsmA-like C-terminal region-containing protein, producing MANTEDGATGNREQSEKVAPSQPKRRLSRLARWLLWIGAALLILGAAVAGTVAFLFHRAEPILRARLIDTLEQRFHAKVDLGDLRVSILDGFWVEGHELRIWLPAEAVATEDASAGQTEQAPWRTEPWIVVKELRFHASWHMRPGKPIEISGVHVEGVRVLLPPKQDRPHLGQSQSTPEAPATGSAGTPQSNAVQPPSSGTSLIPMPRVIVRKIECQDATLVIERNPEPGKPPKVPLEFDFAHMTLIPDEQSGRIAFTVDMTNPKPVGTIRSTGYAGPWTPSDPGELPVEGDYHFDHADLSTIKGIAGILSSTGHYTGTLRKIEADGQTETPDFRLERVAKETGVPLTTHFHAIVDGTNGDTWLQPVEATLGHTHFVARGQVVRATGAGRDVLSSGHGHDIRLQVTVDRGRIEDILHISEDAQTVFMTGGLTLETSFHLPPNPPSGDVTIWDRLRMDGEFHLSQARFNNDKMQGRIEQLSLRGQGKPHEVKTTDPTSVLSDMHGHFKLADGTLQLPDLEYQVPGAKILAHGAYGLQGGTLSFEGDARMDATLSEMVGGWKGFLLKPADRYLKKNGAGTDVPIHVSGTRKDPEFGVEFNRLGKRDDTAQP from the coding sequence ATGGCAAATACGGAGGACGGCGCAACTGGAAACAGGGAACAATCTGAGAAAGTCGCACCGTCGCAGCCCAAGCGCCGCTTATCCCGCTTAGCCAGATGGCTGCTCTGGATCGGGGCTGCGCTGTTGATCCTCGGCGCAGCTGTGGCGGGAACGGTCGCATTTCTTTTCCATCGCGCTGAGCCGATACTGCGGGCCAGGCTGATTGACACACTGGAGCAACGGTTTCATGCGAAGGTGGATCTGGGCGACTTGCGCGTCTCGATTCTGGATGGATTCTGGGTGGAGGGCCACGAACTGCGGATCTGGCTGCCGGCCGAAGCCGTTGCAACCGAAGATGCGTCAGCAGGTCAAACGGAACAAGCGCCCTGGCGCACTGAACCGTGGATCGTGGTGAAGGAGCTGCGTTTTCATGCTTCGTGGCACATGAGGCCGGGTAAGCCGATTGAAATCTCCGGAGTGCATGTGGAGGGTGTGCGGGTCTTGCTTCCTCCGAAGCAGGATCGGCCACATCTGGGCCAGTCTCAATCAACCCCCGAAGCCCCGGCGACCGGAAGTGCGGGAACACCCCAATCGAACGCCGTGCAGCCGCCGAGTTCGGGGACGAGCCTCATTCCGATGCCGCGAGTTATCGTGCGAAAGATCGAATGCCAGGACGCGACACTGGTCATTGAGAGGAATCCGGAGCCGGGAAAGCCGCCAAAGGTTCCACTGGAGTTCGATTTCGCTCACATGACGCTTATTCCCGATGAGCAGAGCGGCAGGATCGCGTTCACGGTGGATATGACCAATCCCAAACCGGTGGGAACGATCCGTTCCACGGGCTACGCCGGGCCGTGGACTCCGAGCGATCCCGGAGAATTGCCCGTCGAGGGCGACTACCACTTCGACCACGCCGACCTGAGCACGATCAAGGGCATTGCCGGCATTCTCTCCTCGACCGGCCACTACACCGGAACACTGCGAAAGATCGAGGCGGACGGGCAGACAGAGACGCCTGATTTTCGACTCGAACGGGTGGCCAAAGAGACAGGTGTGCCGCTGACCACGCACTTTCATGCAATCGTGGACGGCACGAACGGCGACACATGGCTGCAACCGGTAGAGGCGACACTGGGCCACACCCACTTTGTAGCGCGAGGACAGGTAGTTCGGGCAACTGGAGCAGGTCGTGATGTACTTTCTAGCGGCCACGGGCACGACATCCGACTGCAAGTTACGGTCGACCGTGGACGGATTGAAGATATCCTGCATATTTCCGAAGATGCTCAGACAGTATTTATGACGGGAGGTCTGACTCTTGAAACAAGCTTTCATCTCCCACCCAATCCGCCTTCCGGGGATGTAACCATCTGGGATCGATTGAGGATGGACGGCGAATTTCACTTGTCTCAGGCGCGATTCAACAACGACAAAATGCAAGGGCGGATCGAACAGCTCAGCCTTCGGGGCCAGGGTAAGCCGCACGAGGTGAAAACAACCGATCCCACAAGCGTGTTATCCGATATGCACGGCCATTTCAAGCTCGCGGATGGCACGCTGCAACTGCCGGACCTCGAATACCAGGTGCCAGGGGCAAAGATACTCGCCCACGGCGCCTATGGATTGCAGGGTGGAACACTGAGCTTTGAAGGCGATGCGCGAATGGATGCAACCCTTTCCGAGATGGTCGGCGGATGGAAGGGTTTTCTGCTAAAACCTGCCGACCGATATCTCAAGAAAAATGGCGCTGGGACCGACGTGCCGATTCACGTCTCCGGCACTCGCAAGGACCCCGAGTTCGGGGTCGAGTTCAATCGTCTGGGGAAAAGGGACGATACTGCACAGCCCTGA